GACCTAACGTCACTATAGAGGCTGCCTCTTTGTGTATGAAATCTTCAAACGCTGTAATCCTAAGGGGTGGGAAGGAAGCCATAAACTCCAACAGGGCTCTTGTGGAAATCTTGCGTCAGGCATGCAGGGAAACGGGCTTTCCAGAGGAAGCGGTCCAATTTATAGATAGACCAGAGAGGGAGATAGTGTGGGAGATACTGGGTATGGAGGGCAAGGTGGACGTGGCAATTCCAAGGGGCGGTGAGAGCCTCATAAGGGCGGTTGCGGAAAAGGCAAAGGTGCCAGTTATAAAGCATTACAAGGGAGTTTGCAACATATACGTGGATGAGGAAGCGGACCTTACAAAGGCTTACCATATTGTCTACAACGCAAAGGTGCAAAGACCCTCTGTCTGTAATGCGGTGGAAAACCTTATAATCCACAAAAGTCTCTTAAATACCTTCTGGGTAAAGATGGCGGATATCTTAGGAAAGGCAGGAGTGGAGCTAAGGTGCGACCCAGAAAGCCTTGAGGTTATAAAGTCCAGACCAGAGCTTTCTCATGTAAGGGCAGTCCCTGCCACGGAAGAGGACTACTATGAGGAGTTTCTTGACCTTATACTTGCAGTTAAAACGGTAGAAAGCCTTGAGGAAGCCATAGAGTTTATAGAAAAATATGGCTCAAAGCACTCTGATGCCATAATAACGGAAAACTATACAAAAGCCAT
This is a stretch of genomic DNA from Aquificaceae bacterium. It encodes these proteins:
- a CDS encoding glutamate-5-semialdehyde dehydrogenase; amino-acid sequence: MEELRRYAEEKVNLARSTLRSLMSLTTDIKNHTLLRAAELLQERKDYIKEENQKDIEYAKSQGLSPALIDRLLLNDKRIEGMVKVLRDVASLPDPVGEITRMWTRPNGLQVGKMRVPLGVIFIVYEARPNVTIEAASLCMKSSNAVILRGGKEAINSNRALVEILRQACRETGFPEEAVQFIDRPEREIVWEILGMEGKVDVAIPRGGESLIRAVAEKAKVPVIKHYKGVCNIYVDEEADLTKAYHIVYNAKVQRPSVCNAVENLIIHKSLLNTFWVKMADILGKAGVELRCDPESLEVIKSRPELSHVRAVPATEEDYYEEFLDLILAVKTVESLEEAIEFIEKYGSKHSDAIITENYTKAMKFIKEVDSAAVYVNASTRFTDGNEFGLGAEMGISTDKIHARGPMALEELTIEKFIVFGNGQLRDNVGVPPEWMQ